A genomic segment from Aegilops tauschii subsp. strangulata cultivar AL8/78 chromosome 1, Aet v6.0, whole genome shotgun sequence encodes:
- the LOC109774141 gene encoding protein ABA AND ROS SENSITIVE 1 has product MDQRKALFRAKLREAKEKQEKRIDPSLVRYNEYDQPICRVCNVTLKSEALWPAHQVSRKHHEAKAVAAAKVTPAAAPRGNNVSHERPAEPQKAKSSPMPANFFDNQGTKRQSDGTGSEGRPVRHQVANAQPATKEASADKPSVRMDQAPNKGSKGSTDVKGILPGNFFDYTEEDEDEVPTPAPAPKEPNRTSGNTTNPNPVQVKGVPDGFFDSSNTQPSETSASSQAANNLETAQVKALPEGFFDNKDADLRARGIQPPKVDINDAYKEFEKEIQEDLQEVDDRLEEEEIDAAAEREEYLTLEQEEYRQRVDMLKKQLTESKAARTAKANSKPVGMDTDSSASDSSSDDEDDGTDFAVDWRAQHMK; this is encoded by the exons ATGGATCAGAGGAAGGCCCTGTTCCGCGCCAAGCTCCGCGAGGCCAAGGAGAAGCAGGAGAAGCGCATCGACCCCTCGCTCGTCAG GTATAATGAATATGATCAGCCCATCTGTAGAGTCTGCAACGTTACGTTGAAATCCGAAGCACTTTGGCCTGCGCACCAGGTTTCACGGAAACATCATGAG GCAAAAGCTGTCGCAGCCGCTAAAGTTACACCAGCTGCAGCTCCTCGTGGCAATAATGTCAGTCATGAACGACCAGCTGAGCCTCAGAAAGCAAAATCCTCTCCGATGCCTGCCAATTTTTTTGACAATCAGGGAACGAAAAGGCAAAGTGATG GTACTGGTTCTGAGGGAAGGCCTGTACGTCATCAAGTGGCTAATGCTCAACCAGCAACCAAAGAAGCAAGTGCAGATAAACCATCTGTCAGGATGGACCAAGCTCCAAATAAAGGGAGTAAAGGCAGTACCGACGTGAAAGGAATTCTTCCAGGGAATTTTTTTGATTATacagaagaagatgaagatgaagttCCAACTCCTGCTCCAGCTCCAAAGGAGCCCAATAGGACTTCGGGAAATACCACCAACCCCAATCCCGTGCAGGTGAAAGGTGTCCCAGATGGCTTCTTCGATAGCAGTAACACACAGCCCAGCGAAACCAGTGCATCGTCTCAAGCGGCGAATAATCTGGAAACTGCTCAAGTAAAAGCTCTGCCCGAAGGATTCTTCGATAACAAAGATGCGGATCTCCGTGCACGTGGTATTCAACCTCCAAAAGTTGACATCAA CGACGCATACAAAGAATTTGAAAAGGAAATTCAGGAAGACCTCCAGGAAGTTGATGACCGCCTCGAAGAAGAGGAG ATTGATGCTGCTGCCGAGAGGGAAGAGTACTTGACCTTAGAGCAAGA GGAGTACAGGCAGCGAGTAGATATGCTGAAGAAACAGCTCACCGAGTCAAAAGCCGCACGGACTGCTAAAGCGAACAGCAAACCCGTCGGCATGGACACGGATTCCAGCGCCAGCGACTCATCGAGCGACGACGAAGACGATGGCACAGATTTTGCTGTTGACTGGAGAGCGCAGCATATGAAATGA
- the LOC109774142 gene encoding uncharacterized protein, which produces MDDGVDLPSQFLFPHPEMPGTFGDLLGDAAAATCTHTHTCNPPGPSAATHTHTCLHTHTHQLFAAGSEDDDAARPRRPLGNREAVRKYREKKKAHAAFLEEEVKKLRAANQQLQRRLQGHATLEAEVARLRGLLFDVRAKIDAEAAGAFPFQKQCSVGSVVCTDPTLCFNNGNSEAGGACWEGSSGPASVDCRFDEDGSGNGGASREIDAPEQPVRPMDVVELCFPS; this is translated from the coding sequence ATGGACGACGGGGTGGACCTCCCGAGCCAATTCCTCTTCCCCCACCCGGAGATGCCGGGCACGTTCGGCGACCTCCTgggcgacgccgccgccgcgacCTGCACCCACACGCACACCTGCAACCCTCCGGGCCCGTCGGCCGCCACGCACACGCACACCTGCCTGCACACCCACACCCACCAGCTCTTCGCCGCCGGCAGCGAGGACGACGACGCGGCGAGGCCCCGCCGGCCGCTGGGGAACCGGGAGGCCGTGCGCAAGTACCGGGAGAAGAAGAAGGCGCACGCCGCGTTCCTGGAGGAGGAGGTCAAGAAGCTCCGCGCCGCCAACCAGCAGCTCCAGCGCCGGCTGCAGGGCCACGCCACGCTCGAGGCCGAGGTGGCGCGGCTGAGGGGCCTCCTCTTCGACGTCCGGGCCAAGATCGACGCGGAGGCCGCCGGCGCCTTCCCGTTCCAGAAGCAGTGCAGCGTCGGCTCCGTGGTGTGCACGGACCCGACCCTCTGCTTCAACAATGGCAACTCTGAGGCCGGTGGTGCCTGTTGGGAGGGCAGCTCCGGGCCGGCGTCTGTGGATTGCAGGTTCGATGAAGATGGCAGTGGCAATGGCGGCGCGTCGCGGGAGATCGATGCTCCGGAACAACCGGTGCGCCCCATGGATGTCGTTGAGCTCTGCTTTCCTAGCTGA